One genomic window of candidate division WOR-3 bacterium includes the following:
- a CDS encoding class I SAM-dependent methyltransferase, translating into MGPLPRLYDDMAAWWPLLSSPDDYASEAAFYWQCINEASLIPVKTMLELGSGGGNNASHLKTHCELTLVDLSPGMLRVSRSLNPECEHVHGDMREVRLGRRFDAVFIHDAVGYMLTEADLARAMETAWVHLKPGGAALFCPDHVTETFKPSTSHGGHDRMLRSLRYLEWAYDPDPGDTLVTTDFAYILRDKDGVKVEYDRHVTGLFPRATWLRLLQARGFTATIREHVEPPVGGETYEVFIAVRPE; encoded by the coding sequence GTGGGTCCACTGCCCCGTCTCTACGACGACATGGCCGCGTGGTGGCCGCTGCTCTCCAGCCCGGACGACTACGCGAGCGAGGCGGCGTTCTATTGGCAGTGCATCAACGAAGCAAGCCTGATTCCGGTGAAGACAATGCTCGAGCTCGGCTCGGGCGGCGGCAACAACGCGTCCCATCTGAAGACACACTGCGAACTGACGCTGGTGGACCTCTCGCCGGGAATGTTGCGCGTGAGCCGGTCGTTGAACCCTGAGTGCGAGCACGTCCACGGCGACATGCGTGAGGTCAGGCTGGGCCGCCGGTTCGACGCCGTGTTCATCCACGATGCCGTAGGATACATGCTAACGGAAGCGGACCTGGCCCGGGCGATGGAGACAGCGTGGGTTCACCTCAAACCGGGCGGAGCAGCGCTCTTCTGTCCCGACCATGTGACCGAGACATTCAAGCCGAGCACGTCTCACGGCGGGCACGACCGCATGTTGCGCAGCCTGCGCTACCTTGAGTGGGCCTACGACCCCGACCCGGGAGATACCCTGGTGACCACGGACTTCGCCTACATCCTGCGGGACAAAGACGGGGTCAAGGTGGAGTACGACCGGCACGTGACCGGGCTCTTCCCGCGCGCCACGTGGCTGCGCCTGCTTCAGGCCCGGGGCTTCACGGCCACGATTCGGGAGCATGTCGAGCCGCCTGTCGGCGGAGAGACGTACGAAGTGTTCATCGCGGTGCGGCCCGAGTGA